The following proteins are co-located in the Larimichthys crocea isolate SSNF chromosome XXIV, L_crocea_2.0, whole genome shotgun sequence genome:
- the LOC109137090 gene encoding transformer-2 protein homolog alpha isoform X3, whose protein sequence is MSNRRRHIGNRANPDPNNCLGVFGLSLYTTERDLREVFSKYGPLSGVNIVYDQQSRRSRGFAFVYFENSEDSKEAKERANGMELDGRRIRVDFSITKRAHTPTPGIYMGRPTYGGGGGGGGGGGGGGGGGGGGGSSRRTSRDYDRGYDRGYDRGYDRDYDRYDDREYRSYRRRSPSPYYSRGYRSRSRSRSYSPRHY, encoded by the exons ATGTCAAATCGTCGCAGACACATTGGCAACAGA GCCAACCCGGACCCTAACAACTGTCTGGGTGTGTTTGGACTGAGTCTGTATACCACTGAGAGGGATCTCCGGGAGGTTTTCTCTAAATACGGCCCTTTGAGTGGGGTCAACATCGTGTATGATCAGCAGTCGCGTCGCTCAAGAGGCTTTGCCTTTGTCTACTTTGAAAACTCAGAGGACTCCAAGGAG gCTAAGGAGCGTGCTAATGGTATGGAGCTTGATGGGCGTAGGATCCGTGTTGATTTCTCCATCACAAAACGAGCCCACACACCCACTCCTGGAATCTACATGGGACGTCCCACATA cggtggtggtggtggtggtggaggaggcggcggtggtggaggaggtggtggcggcggcggcggttCATCACGTCGCACCTCAAGAGACTACGACAGGGGCTACGACAGAGGCTATGACAGAGGTTATGATCGTGACTATGATCGCTATGACGACAGAGAATACAGATCATACAG ACGCAGATCTCCGTCTCCTTACTACAGCAGAGGATACCGCTCACGATCCCGCTCACGGTCCTACTCACCAC gtCACTACTGA
- the LOC109137090 gene encoding transformer-2 protein homolog alpha isoform X1, translating into MSDNEKDFREQVEFGRKKKAEDVSDDSQPGSRSASPRGSVKSTSHSPARSKDGSRHSRSRSRSRSRSKSRSRSHRSSRRHYSRSRSRSHRRHSRSRSRSWEYRRRRSHSRSPMSNRRRHIGNRANPDPNNCLGVFGLSLYTTERDLREVFSKYGPLSGVNIVYDQQSRRSRGFAFVYFENSEDSKEAKERANGMELDGRRIRVDFSITKRAHTPTPGIYMGRPTYGGGGGGGGGGGGGGGGGGGGGSSRRTSRDYDRGYDRGYDRGYDRDYDRYDDREYRSYRRRSPSPYYSRGYRSRSRSRSYSPRHY; encoded by the exons ATGAGCGACAACGAGAAAGATTTCAGGGAGCAG GTTGAGtttggaagaaagaaaaaggcgGAAGACGTTTCAGAT GACTCGCAGCCTGGCTCGAGGAGTGCGTCCCCTCGGGGCTCGGTGAAATCCACCAGCCATTCGCCAGCGCGCTCCAAAGATGGCTCCCGCCATTCCAGGTCCAGATCTCGTTCTCGATCCAGATCAAAATCCAG GTCCCGTTCCCATCGTAGTTCACGCAGGCACTACTCCCGCTCTCGTTCCCGCTCCCACCGTCGCCATTCCAGGAGCCGATCCCGCAGCTGGGAGTACCGCAGACGAAGGAGCCATAGCCGGTCCCCCATGTCAAATCGTCGCAGACACATTGGCAACAGA GCCAACCCGGACCCTAACAACTGTCTGGGTGTGTTTGGACTGAGTCTGTATACCACTGAGAGGGATCTCCGGGAGGTTTTCTCTAAATACGGCCCTTTGAGTGGGGTCAACATCGTGTATGATCAGCAGTCGCGTCGCTCAAGAGGCTTTGCCTTTGTCTACTTTGAAAACTCAGAGGACTCCAAGGAG gCTAAGGAGCGTGCTAATGGTATGGAGCTTGATGGGCGTAGGATCCGTGTTGATTTCTCCATCACAAAACGAGCCCACACACCCACTCCTGGAATCTACATGGGACGTCCCACATA cggtggtggtggtggtggtggaggaggcggcggtggtggaggaggtggtggcggcggcggcggttCATCACGTCGCACCTCAAGAGACTACGACAGGGGCTACGACAGAGGCTATGACAGAGGTTATGATCGTGACTATGATCGCTATGACGACAGAGAATACAGATCATACAG ACGCAGATCTCCGTCTCCTTACTACAGCAGAGGATACCGCTCACGATCCCGCTCACGGTCCTACTCACCAC gtCACTACTGA
- the LOC104933408 gene encoding obg-like ATPase 1 encodes MPPKKVEAPKQPPLIGRFGTSLKIGIVGLPNVGKSTFFNVLTKSQAAAENFPFCTIDPNESRVPVPDDRFDFLCQYHKPASKVPAFLNVVDIAGLVKGAHSGQGLGNAFLSHISACDGIFHMTRAFDDEDIIHVEGNVDPVRDIEIIHEELRLKDEEMLAPILDKLEKTAVRGSDKKLKPEYDIMLKIKNWIVEEKKHVRFYHDWNDKEIEVLNKYLFLTSKPMIYLVNLSEKDYIRKKNKWLAKIKEWVDAHDPGAQVIPVSGAVESKLFDMEEEERNKFCEENKTQSVLTKIIKTGYAALQLEYFFTAGPDEVRAWTVRKGSKAPQAAGKIHTDFEKGFIMAEVMKYTDFKEEGSESAAKAAGKYRQQGRNYIVEDGDIIFFKFNTPNAPKKKP; translated from the exons ATGCCCCCCAAAAAGGTAGAAGCACCCAAACAGCCTCCACTGATTGGAAGATTTGGGACCTCTCTGAAAATTGGAATAGTGGGATTACCTAATGTTGg GAAATCCACCTTTTTCAACGTTCTGACCAAAAGCCAAGCGGCTGCAGAGAACTTCCCATTCTGCACGATTGACCCGAATGAGAGCAGGGTACCCGTCCCAGATGACCGCTTTGATTTCCTCTGCCAGTACCACAAACCAGCCAG TAAGGTTCCAGCTTTCCTAAACGTCGTGGACATTGCTGGTCTGGTGAAGGGAGCTCACTCAGGACAGGGACTGGGAAACGCCTTTCTCTCCCACATCAGTGCCTGTGATGGCATCTTCCACATGACTC GTGCGTTTGATGATGAGGATATCATCCACGTGGAGGGTAACGTTGACCCAGTGAGGGACATCGAGATCATCCACGAGGAGCTGCGACTAAAGGACGAGGAAATGCTCGCGCCAATCCTTGACAAGCTGGAGAAGACTGCCGTCAGAGGAAGTGACAAAAAACTCAAACCTGAATAT GACATCATGCTGAAAATAAAGAACTGGATagtggaggagaagaaacaCGTCAGATTTTACCACGACTGGAACGACAAAGAG ATTGAGGTGTTAAACAAATACCTGTTCCTAACGTCCAAGCCCATGATCTACCTGGTTAATCTCTCTGAGAAAGATTACATCAGAAAAAAGAACAAGTG gttgGCGAAAATCAAGGAGTGGGTAGACGCTCATGACCCTGGTGCTCAGGTGATTCCCGTGAGCGGAGCTGTCGAGTCTAAACTGTTtgacatggaggaggaggagaggaacaagTTCTGCGAGGAAAACAAGACGCAGAG tGTTCTGACCAAAATAATAAAGACCGGCTACGCAGCACTGCAGCTGGAATACTTCTTCACAGCGGGACCAGACGAGGTGCGAGCGTGGACCGTCAGG AAAGGGAGCAAGGCTCCTCAAGCCGCAGGAAAGATCCACACCGACTTTGAGAAAGGCTTCATCATGGCTGAGGTGATGAAGTACACCGACTTCAAAGAGGAGGGCAGCGAGAGTGCAGCCAAG GCTGCTGGGAAATACAGGCAACAAGGGAGGAACTACATCGTGGAGGATGGCGACATTATCTTTTTCAAATTCAACACACCCAACGCGCCTAAAAAGAAGCCGTGA
- the LOC109137090 gene encoding transformer-2 protein homolog alpha isoform X2, translating to MSDNEKDFREQDSQPGSRSASPRGSVKSTSHSPARSKDGSRHSRSRSRSRSRSKSRSRSHRSSRRHYSRSRSRSHRRHSRSRSRSWEYRRRRSHSRSPMSNRRRHIGNRANPDPNNCLGVFGLSLYTTERDLREVFSKYGPLSGVNIVYDQQSRRSRGFAFVYFENSEDSKEAKERANGMELDGRRIRVDFSITKRAHTPTPGIYMGRPTYGGGGGGGGGGGGGGGGGGGGGSSRRTSRDYDRGYDRGYDRGYDRDYDRYDDREYRSYRRRSPSPYYSRGYRSRSRSRSYSPRHY from the exons ATGAGCGACAACGAGAAAGATTTCAGGGAGCAG GACTCGCAGCCTGGCTCGAGGAGTGCGTCCCCTCGGGGCTCGGTGAAATCCACCAGCCATTCGCCAGCGCGCTCCAAAGATGGCTCCCGCCATTCCAGGTCCAGATCTCGTTCTCGATCCAGATCAAAATCCAG GTCCCGTTCCCATCGTAGTTCACGCAGGCACTACTCCCGCTCTCGTTCCCGCTCCCACCGTCGCCATTCCAGGAGCCGATCCCGCAGCTGGGAGTACCGCAGACGAAGGAGCCATAGCCGGTCCCCCATGTCAAATCGTCGCAGACACATTGGCAACAGA GCCAACCCGGACCCTAACAACTGTCTGGGTGTGTTTGGACTGAGTCTGTATACCACTGAGAGGGATCTCCGGGAGGTTTTCTCTAAATACGGCCCTTTGAGTGGGGTCAACATCGTGTATGATCAGCAGTCGCGTCGCTCAAGAGGCTTTGCCTTTGTCTACTTTGAAAACTCAGAGGACTCCAAGGAG gCTAAGGAGCGTGCTAATGGTATGGAGCTTGATGGGCGTAGGATCCGTGTTGATTTCTCCATCACAAAACGAGCCCACACACCCACTCCTGGAATCTACATGGGACGTCCCACATA cggtggtggtggtggtggtggaggaggcggcggtggtggaggaggtggtggcggcggcggcggttCATCACGTCGCACCTCAAGAGACTACGACAGGGGCTACGACAGAGGCTATGACAGAGGTTATGATCGTGACTATGATCGCTATGACGACAGAGAATACAGATCATACAG ACGCAGATCTCCGTCTCCTTACTACAGCAGAGGATACCGCTCACGATCCCGCTCACGGTCCTACTCACCAC gtCACTACTGA